In Aminobacterium sp. MB27-C1, a single genomic region encodes these proteins:
- a CDS encoding DMT family transporter, which translates to MKKQNFLAFIALALPILFWGSAFPSIRYALSGYTPMEIATLRFIIASLLLVIYSKIKKFGLPEIRDLPMILFFSLTGVVLYHLPLNTGAKTVTAGTISLLNATAPVFTAILSFFIVREKMRGKGWVGISISFLGAGILAFNIGGGISFSFGALWILFAAFSESFYFIYQKKLLSKYGALPLTTYVIWFGALMMLPFSGNLFESVISASISSSCAVLYLGIFPTAIAYVLWAYDLCKFPVSRVASLLYLSPVIAISLGWFWLGENPSVLSLVGGALAIGGVACVQRAKYE; encoded by the coding sequence GTGAAGAAGCAGAATTTCTTGGCCTTTATTGCTTTAGCATTACCAATTCTCTTCTGGGGATCAGCCTTTCCTAGTATACGATATGCTCTTTCTGGATATACTCCCATGGAGATAGCAACATTACGCTTTATTATTGCCTCGCTGTTACTTGTTATTTACTCTAAGATAAAGAAATTCGGTCTTCCTGAAATACGAGACCTGCCGATGATTTTATTCTTTTCACTGACGGGTGTGGTGCTCTATCATCTTCCTCTCAATACAGGAGCAAAGACTGTTACTGCAGGGACAATAAGCCTATTAAATGCCACTGCACCTGTATTTACAGCCATTCTTTCTTTTTTTATTGTAAGGGAAAAGATGAGGGGAAAGGGTTGGGTAGGTATTTCCATCAGTTTTTTAGGAGCTGGAATTCTTGCTTTCAATATTGGGGGAGGTATTTCTTTCTCATTTGGTGCTCTCTGGATACTCTTTGCTGCTTTTTCAGAAAGCTTTTATTTCATATATCAGAAAAAACTTCTTTCCAAATACGGAGCCCTTCCTTTAACTACATATGTTATATGGTTTGGAGCATTGATGATGCTTCCGTTTAGTGGAAACTTGTTTGAGAGTGTTATTTCTGCTTCAATCTCTTCTTCATGTGCAGTTTTGTATTTAGGAATTTTCCCAACAGCTATTGCCTATGTATTATGGGCCTATGATTTATGCAAATTTCCTGTTTCCAGGGTTGCAAGCTTGCTTTATCTTTCGCCTGTCATAGCAATTTCCTTAGGATGGTTTTGGTTAGGAGAAAATCCTTCCGTTCTTTCTCTTGTTGGAGGAGCATTGGCTATTGGCGGGGTTGCTTGTGTTCAAAGAGCAAAATATGAATAG
- a CDS encoding NAD/NADP-dependent octopine/nopaline dehydrogenase family protein yields the protein MKFTILGSGNGARAWCAQIAAKGYPVVMWEPLEATEDYLKLREEKEMFLEGDIQVGGKLAGVTMDIKEAMDGADYILVIVPSFAHEPIFRKMIPYLEDGQNVIVVPGNFSGLRLKKMMKEAGVEKKISISETASMPYACRIDTYNTVMVYKKKFQMKMGTSPQSMNAEMLDVMNDVFKGYVEYLPAQNLLEIDFDNINYTLHPFPVLFNYGEIEKNGKTYRHYMDGITPSISEKMKELDDERMAIGAKLGLNLQTCLSQLKMYYGQNDSQSIYEYVNSEDTPYRDLVGQNVKGRYLTEDVPGVLVPISLFANKAGMETPVSDLAIRMTSFLHGTDYIEKGTTPESLGVANLSIDEIIKLIS from the coding sequence ATGAAATTTACTATTCTTGGAAGTGGCAACGGCGCCAGAGCGTGGTGTGCTCAAATAGCAGCCAAAGGGTATCCTGTCGTCATGTGGGAACCCCTTGAAGCAACAGAAGACTATCTCAAATTGAGAGAAGAAAAAGAGATGTTCCTTGAAGGTGATATACAGGTAGGTGGCAAGTTGGCAGGAGTAACCATGGATATCAAAGAGGCTATGGATGGTGCCGATTATATCCTTGTTATTGTTCCATCTTTTGCCCATGAGCCTATTTTTAGAAAGATGATTCCTTATCTTGAAGATGGTCAGAATGTGATTGTTGTTCCTGGCAACTTTAGTGGTTTGCGTCTTAAAAAAATGATGAAAGAAGCTGGAGTCGAAAAGAAAATATCTATCTCAGAGACAGCTTCAATGCCATATGCCTGCAGAATTGATACATATAATACGGTCATGGTTTACAAAAAAAAGTTTCAAATGAAAATGGGAACTTCTCCTCAATCTATGAATGCCGAAATGCTTGATGTAATGAATGATGTATTCAAGGGATATGTAGAATATCTTCCGGCCCAAAACCTTCTTGAAATAGATTTTGATAACATAAACTATACACTTCACCCATTTCCAGTTCTTTTCAATTATGGGGAAATTGAAAAAAATGGTAAGACTTACAGACATTATATGGACGGAATAACCCCATCTATCTCTGAAAAAATGAAAGAGCTAGATGATGAACGAATGGCTATTGGTGCAAAGTTAGGTCTTAACTTACAAACGTGCCTTTCTCAGTTGAAGATGTATTACGGTCAAAATGATTCCCAATCTATTTACGAGTATGTAAATAGTGAAGATACACCTTATAGAGATTTGGTAGGCCAAAATGTAAAAGGAAGATATTTAACTGAAGATGTTCCTGGCGTCTTGGTTCCAATAAGCCTTTTTGCAAATAAAGCTGGAATGGAAACTCCTGTTTCAGATCTAGCTATCCGTATGACTTCTTTCCTTCATGGCACGGATTATATTGAAAAGGGAACGACTCCCGAATCCCTTGGAGTAGCAAATCTGTCAATTGATGAGATTATAAAGCTAATATCATAG
- the dctP gene encoding TRAP transporter substrate-binding protein DctP — protein sequence MKKLVMSLTIFAMIFAMATASVAANKPKYVWKLSHVRPQGTAIDNDLHWFADKVFEDSNGRIKIEIYPASQLGDYTVVHERVGVGAIEMACQPPGVAADKRIQILNLPYLVKNWEGAKKNYATGSPLMNVAAELFAKQDIQYLAAYPVYFGGIALKADPVSPGDPNVKKGIKVRVPPLKSFQLLANVQGYQATPIPFSEAFTAIQTGIVDGVIGSGAEGYYANFRDVIKYYLPMNTHFEQWYLYMNMELFSKLNDEDKKVVRDAAAEFEAKRAIQAEKDQAANEKKLEDYGIKIVRPTDEELSVIAEKVQAEAWPEIMKDLGEEWAQEVVDSIIQ from the coding sequence GTGAAGAAACTTGTAATGTCTTTGACCATTTTTGCAATGATTTTTGCAATGGCGACAGCAAGTGTTGCAGCGAACAAACCCAAGTATGTCTGGAAATTATCTCACGTACGTCCCCAGGGGACGGCTATTGATAATGACCTTCATTGGTTTGCTGATAAGGTTTTCGAAGATTCCAATGGGCGTATAAAAATTGAAATCTATCCGGCTAGCCAGCTTGGTGACTATACCGTTGTACACGAGCGCGTAGGAGTTGGCGCTATAGAGATGGCTTGTCAGCCACCTGGAGTAGCCGCAGACAAGAGAATTCAGATTCTTAATCTTCCCTACCTTGTAAAGAACTGGGAAGGCGCAAAGAAAAATTACGCAACAGGAAGTCCTCTTATGAATGTAGCTGCAGAGCTCTTTGCAAAACAGGATATTCAATATCTTGCTGCCTATCCGGTTTATTTTGGCGGTATAGCTTTAAAAGCAGATCCAGTTTCACCTGGTGATCCTAACGTTAAAAAGGGGATAAAAGTTCGTGTCCCGCCGTTGAAATCATTCCAGCTTCTTGCCAATGTTCAGGGGTATCAAGCTACTCCTATTCCTTTCTCTGAAGCTTTTACAGCTATTCAGACAGGCATTGTGGATGGTGTTATTGGTTCAGGTGCGGAAGGATACTATGCAAACTTTAGAGATGTTATTAAGTATTATTTGCCTATGAACACTCATTTTGAGCAATGGTACCTTTACATGAATATGGAGCTTTTCAGCAAGCTTAACGATGAGGATAAAAAGGTTGTTCGTGATGCTGCCGCTGAGTTTGAAGCAAAGAGAGCTATTCAGGCAGAAAAAGATCAGGCTGCTAACGAGAAAAAACTTGAAGATTATGGCATTAAGATTGTTCGTCCTACAGATGAGGAACTTTCTGTCATAGCTGAAAAAGTTCAGGCTGAAGCCTGGCCCGAAATAATGAAAGATCTTGGAGAAGAGTGGGCCCAGGAAGTAGTTGACTCGATAATACAGTAA